The proteins below are encoded in one region of Candidatus Omnitrophota bacterium:
- a CDS encoding glycosyltransferase family 4 protein codes for MKIGYLISSYLPKIGGAEAFTHNMATELTKQGHYVAIITPSRGKKFDNLFKYRVERLNPMLTRFLLANFSLGKLYVERKLSSLQKKYGFDLWQVTIGYPLGAAAVDFFNRNKIPCILRCVGEDIQVYPSLRYGYRLRRGVDKVVREKYKEFSALIAASRSMKEDFLSLGVPAEKINVIPNGVDCAQFQNTRTRDEVRKALGIGDGQKLLLTVGRNHPKKGFDQILPVALILSQRYANFKWLLIGKNCSEIKEEAQKEGLGGYFIVKEVKAKISPTGGLEIPSEELVGYYKAADIFVFPTYIELFAKVLIEAMAAGLAIVTTDAPGVNEMIDHGINGLKSKAKDAAGIAESIMKVVSDETLKKKLSENALSASKGYDWNLVVGRYTELYKTLAN; via the coding sequence ATGAAGATAGGATATTTAATATCAAGTTATCTACCCAAAATAGGCGGCGCTGAGGCCTTTACGCACAACATGGCTACGGAGCTTACGAAACAGGGCCATTACGTGGCGATCATTACGCCATCGCGCGGCAAAAAATTCGATAACCTTTTTAAATATAGGGTTGAAAGATTAAATCCGATGCTCACGAGGTTCTTATTGGCTAATTTTTCACTCGGGAAACTATATGTCGAAAGAAAGCTATCCAGCCTTCAGAAGAAATACGGTTTTGACCTCTGGCAGGTGACTATAGGGTACCCGCTTGGTGCTGCGGCGGTCGATTTTTTCAATAGAAATAAGATCCCATGCATCTTGCGCTGCGTTGGCGAAGACATACAGGTCTATCCATCACTTAGATATGGCTACAGATTAAGAAGGGGTGTGGATAAAGTTGTGAGGGAGAAATACAAAGAATTCAGCGCCCTAATAGCCGCAAGCAGATCCATGAAAGAGGACTTTTTGTCGTTAGGGGTGCCCGCAGAGAAGATAAACGTCATACCTAACGGCGTAGATTGCGCGCAGTTTCAGAACACCAGAACGAGAGACGAAGTCAGGAAGGCATTAGGTATAGGCGATGGACAGAAATTGCTTTTGACCGTGGGCCGCAATCATCCTAAAAAAGGTTTTGATCAAATTTTGCCGGTAGCCCTGATACTGAGCCAAAGATATGCGAATTTTAAATGGCTTTTGATCGGTAAAAACTGCAGCGAAATAAAAGAAGAAGCCCAGAAGGAAGGTTTAGGCGGCTATTTTATTGTTAAAGAAGTCAAGGCAAAGATTTCGCCGACAGGTGGACTTGAGATACCGAGCGAGGAATTGGTTGGTTATTACAAAGCGGCCGATATATTCGTTTTTCCGACATACATAGAATTATTCGCCAAGGTCTTGATAGAAGCCATGGCGGCAGGTCTTGCGATCGTGACTACGGATGCTCCGGGAGTCAACGAAATGATAGACCACGGCATAAACGGCTTGAAAAGCAAAGCAAAAGATGCCGCGGGCATAGCCGAATCGATCATGAAAGTGGTTTCCGATGAGACGCTCAAAAAGAAGCTTTCGGAAAATGCGCTTTCAGCGTCAAAGGGATATGACTGGAATTTGGTAGTAGGCCGTTATACTGAATTATATAAAACACTTGCTAACTGA
- a CDS encoding glycosyltransferase encodes MKRIKIAHLITDLDIGGAELMLLKVLRNSDRKLYDHFVISLKSKGKVAKGIEDIGVWVINLDVKWYNFPLGLIKLCAILKKEKPAILHNYLFHADLAGRICGRISGVPAIVSSLRSVDVGSGFREILLRTTDGLVDAVTAVSKKVAQEHINKRTTKEAKVRIIYNGLELDNSNKSGRKDELRGKEGIAPGEFLILSVGNLRPVKGYSFIFDAVKVLQEKGKDVKLVIVGGGDYKKALEAEITHKGVSGKVMFAGEREDVSNFLSMADAFVMASLWEGMPNALLEAMAAGLPVIATRVGGIPEVVCDNKNGILVEPKDGKALAEAIERIMKNEVLRKRLGENAKSYIKENFDIKRTVAETEKLYKEIASLRSQ; translated from the coding sequence ATGAAAAGAATAAAAATCGCACACTTAATAACGGATCTTGATATAGGCGGAGCGGAGCTTATGCTTCTTAAGGTCCTGCGCAATTCTGATAGAAAGCTATATGACCATTTTGTCATTTCACTTAAGTCAAAAGGCAAAGTGGCAAAAGGGATAGAAGATATCGGGGTGTGGGTTATAAATCTTGATGTAAAATGGTACAACTTCCCTTTAGGCCTTATAAAGCTATGTGCCATTCTCAAAAAGGAAAAACCGGCTATTTTGCATAATTATCTCTTTCATGCTGATCTTGCCGGTCGGATATGCGGCAGGATATCCGGGGTGCCGGCCATAGTCTCTTCTTTGAGAAGCGTTGACGTAGGAAGCGGCTTCCGCGAGATATTGCTAAGGACTACTGACGGCCTTGTGGATGCCGTTACGGCAGTATCTAAAAAAGTGGCGCAGGAACATATAAACAAACGGACGACAAAAGAAGCTAAGGTAAGAATCATATATAACGGACTTGAACTTGATAATAGTAATAAGAGCGGCAGGAAAGATGAACTTAGAGGCAAAGAGGGCATAGCCCCCGGAGAATTTCTAATCCTGTCAGTCGGTAATCTCAGGCCCGTAAAAGGGTATTCGTTTATTTTTGATGCGGTTAAGGTATTGCAGGAAAAGGGCAAGGATGTGAAACTGGTTATCGTCGGCGGAGGAGATTATAAAAAAGCGCTGGAGGCAGAAATCACGCATAAGGGCGTTTCCGGTAAAGTGATGTTCGCCGGCGAAAGGGAAGACGTATCGAATTTTTTAAGTATGGCAGATGCTTTCGTGATGGCATCTTTGTGGGAGGGAATGCCGAACGCGCTTCTCGAAGCTATGGCAGCGGGGTTGCCAGTAATAGCGACTAGAGTTGGCGGGATACCGGAAGTAGTGTGCGATAATAAAAATGGTATTTTAGTAGAACCTAAAGACGGAAAGGCCTTGGCGGAGGCGATAGAGCGGATAATGAAAAATGAGGTATTACGGAAGCGGCTGGGTG